The window CGTCGGGTGGCGCAGTTCGATACCACTTTTCGCGTCGGCGGCATCCGCTTTGGCAAGCGCAACGTACCACACGATATGCTGTATCCCTTCCCGCGTATCGAAGTATGGAGGAGAGAGTAGGGAGGCGTCGTTTGTCTCAACCGCGTTCCGACTGGTTGTTTCTGGTATTGCGTGGGCTCGTATTGCTGGTACTGGGCTGGGCGCTCGGCGCGCTGTACGGGCTGACCAGCCTCGGCTTTCTGGCGGTTTTCCTGCCCATCAGTGGGACATTACTGGGCTTTTCCCCGGAGCGAGCGACGGCGGCTGGCTGGATAACTACACTGTGCGCTTGCGTGGGCGCGCTGGTAACGTTTAGTCAGGAACTCTCCGTCCAGTCGCTGATTCTGGTTCTGTGGGGGGCCTATATCTTCGGGGGACTGGTGGGCAATGCGATATTCCCCCGTCGCTGGCGCATCTCCCTGCAGGCATATCTGCTCCTGCTGCTGATGGCAGTGGGGGCAGGAATGGCATGGCAAGCCCATCCTGCGCTCTCTGACGGGGTGTTCCGCGCAGTGGGGGCACGCATTACCCCTCCGCCACAAAGTGCATGGCTCGTTGTGTCTTTGAGCGGCGGGATGGCGGGATTACTGGGGGGCATGTCGGGTCTGGGTGGGGGATATGTTCTGGTACCTGCGCTGATATTTGCGGGTCTTGCGCCGCATAGCGTCCTGTGGCTTTCGCTGTGGCTGATGCTACCTCTGGCGATGATCAGCGGGGTTATCAGTATCCAGCGCAGCACGCTCTCGTGGTCGCAGGAAGGGTGGTTGGGAGCGGGGGCGCTTTTAGGTGGGGTGGCGGGCGCCAGCTGGGCGTTGAGTTTCAGCGCAGGCATGCTGGTGCTCTGTTTCGGCGTGGCGATGACGGCAATCGCGTTTGTCACTTGGCGGGTTGTGTCTCTGGTGGAGCGAGCGTCTTCGCCAGGGGACGATTCAACGCGTGGAGCAAGGCGTTGACCGCTGCGCGATACACATTGTCCCGTACCAGCGCAAAACCCGATAACAGCTGACTGCCCGTGGTGGTTTGCCATTCCACGACTGCCATCACCCCCTCGATTCTATCGCCTCTCTCCTGAATGTCTAAAGACACTCTGGAGACGTGCTCAATCTGGACAGTGCCCATGTTTGGCAGGAGAGCGGTAAGTGCCTCGCGTGCTGCTTGCACCATGAGCGATTCTGGAGGCTGTTTGGCGTCGCCTCGCGCCTGTCGCGAAACACGGGTGTTTCCCAGAGCCAGTTCCACACCGGCTTCCGCCTCTTTACCGTGCGCCACGTAGCTGATACCGGTCACCTGTATGCGCGGCTCTGGGCGTTCTTCCGCCTCCGCAGGAAACAGCGGCAGCTGTAGCGTCGCCAGAGTGCCCTTCCGCTGTTTCATCTGCAAGCATAATCGGCTGGCGCGCACGATAAGGTCATCTACCGTCGCCGCGTAGTGGACATCCTCGCGCTCGCGGGTGCGCCGTCCGCCGAACACACCGTACGATACCGAAATCGTCTCGCGCACGTGAGGTAACTGTATCTCTTCCACCCTTCGGGCGATGCGCGCAGCGAGCTGCTGCGCTTCGTCAAGCATGTACAGCGTTGCCACCGCGAACTCGTCGCCACCGTAACGGCATAGCACCGTTAGGTCGGGGTCCAGCTCGCGCTCGATAGTGCGTGCCACCTGTTCC is drawn from Bacillota bacterium and contains these coding sequences:
- a CDS encoding TSUP family transporter, with product MSQPRSDWLFLVLRGLVLLVLGWALGALYGLTSLGFLAVFLPISGTLLGFSPERATAAGWITTLCACVGALVTFSQELSVQSLILVLWGAYIFGGLVGNAIFPRRWRISLQAYLLLLLMAVGAGMAWQAHPALSDGVFRAVGARITPPPQSAWLVVSLSGGMAGLLGGMSGLGGGYVLVPALIFAGLAPHSVLWLSLWLMLPLAMISGVISIQRSTLSWSQEGWLGAGALLGGVAGASWALSFSAGMLVLCFGVAMTAIAFVTWRVVSLVERASSPGDDSTRGARR
- a CDS encoding GGDEF domain-containing protein; this encodes MKKLKDLIHSSPVWVNPSHTVKTALVLMHGYKVDVLPVMEGDQVVGVVRAVQMLGIPETVPVSEVMATDVLVLDAEMPIREAAANLLQKGTDVIVVVSDSLVGMVRAMDLLPVVSRSYDPLTKLPWQDALREWSIDKLRTGHEISIIFFDIDRFGQFNKQYDHVTGDRVLEQVARTIERELDPDLTVLCRYGGDEFAVATLYMLDEAQQLAARIARRVEEIQLPHVRETISVSYGVFGGRRTREREDVHYAATVDDLIVRASRLCLQMKQRKGTLATLQLPLFPAEAEERPEPRIQVTGISYVAHGKEAEAGVELALGNTRVSRQARGDAKQPPESLMVQAAREALTALLPNMGTVQIEHVSRVSLDIQERGDRIEGVMAVVEWQTTTGSQLLSGFALVRDNVYRAAVNALLHALNRPLAKTLAPPETQPAK